A region of the Rhizobium binae genome:
GTGTCGCCTCTTCCGCTTCCTCCTCCGGCGTTGGCGCCCTGACGCGCACGTCGATGATCTTGGCGCCCGGAAACTGCGCAAGGATCGCCGCGACATCGGGGTCCTGGCGTGCATCGCTGACGCGCTGTTGTTGCGCCTTGGCTTCCGCCTCCACCATCGTCGGCCCGCCCTCTTCGCGGCTGGTGCTGACAATCCAGTGAATGCCTGTCCATTCCTTGAGCCTGACGGCAAGCTCGTTCAGCAGCGTGCCCGGCGCGCCCTCGGTGAGGTTCACGTCCAGCCGGCCGGGCTCGATGCGGACCGGCCGCACGAAGTTGCGCACCAGCGCCTTCAGCTTGACGTCCCGCTTTTCGGTGGCGAGGTCGACGATATCGCCGATCGTAGTGACCGGCACTAGCGGCTTCGGCGCTTCAGCCGGCTTCGTCTCGACGCGACCGATTGTCTGCGGTTCCGGATTGGGTACAGCGCGCAGCATCGCGGTCGGCCCTGAGGGCTGCGGCCGCGGCGTCGGCTCGGGCGCGCGCGCTGCGACGCTGCTCTGATAGGGAACCCGTGTTCCGTTGCCGCCACCGCCGCCGGAAGGCGGGGAGGCGGGGCGCGAGCCGGCATTGTCGCCGGAAAATTCGGCAAGCCGCCGCGCCGCATCCTCGGGCGCCGGCAGATGCGCGGCATGCGCCAGCCGGATCAGCACCATTTCGGCCGCCCCTGCCGTCCGCGACGAGCCTTCGGTTTCCGGAATGCCCTTCAGCAGCATCTGCCAGATGCGCGAAAGCGTCGTCACCGCCACACCCTTGGCCAGTTCCGCCGCCTTGGTGCGCTCGATCTCGCTGAGCGATGGATCGTTTGCCGCATCCGGCACATATTTCAGCCGCGTCACCAGATGGGTGAAATCGGCAAGATCGGTCAACACCACGACAGGATTGGCGCCGGCCTCGTACTGGCTCTGGAATTCGCCGAGGGCGCCGGCGACATCGCCTTTGACGATATGCTGGAAGAGATCGACGATGCGGGCGCGGTCGGCAAGGCCGAGCATCCCCCGCACGGCCTCGGCCTGCACGGCGCCGGCGCCATGGGCGATCGCCTGATCGAGCAGCGACAGGCCGTCGCGGGCCGAGCCTTCGGCGGCGCGCGCGATCATCGCCAGCGCGTCCGCTTCCGCCTCGATGCCCTCCTTGGCCGCGATCGTCGTAAACAGCCCGACGAGGTCCGACGCGCTGATGCGGCGCAGGTCGAAGCGCTGGCAGCGCGACAGCACGGTGATCGGCACCTTGCGGATTTCGGTGGTGGCGAAGATGAATTTCACATGTTCCGGCGGCTCTTCCAGGGTCTTCAACAACCCGTTGAAGGCCTGCGTCGACAGCATGTGCACTTCGTCGATGATATAGACCTTGTAGCGCGCCGAAACCGGCCGGTAGCGCACCTGCTCGATGATCTCTCTTATATCGTCGATGCCGGTATGGGAGGCGGCATCCATTTCGATCACGTCGACATGCCGGCCTTCCATGATCGCCTGGCAATGCACGCCGGGGGTGCGAAGGTCGATTGTCGGCTTGTCGACATCTGCTGTCTTGTAATTCAGCGCCCGCGCCAGGATGCGCGCCGTCGTCGTCTTGCCGACGCCGCGCACGCCGGTCAGCATATAGGCTTGGGCAATGCGGCCGGTCTCGAAGGCGTTGGTCAGCGTGCGAACCATCGGCTCCTGGCCGACCATCAGGTCCGTGAAATCCTTGGGGCGGTATTTGCGAGCCAGCACCCGGTATCCGGTGCCCGTCGAGGCGGCATCTTTTGACTGTCGCTCGGTGTCGCTCATCGCCCTGCTTGTCGCCCGGCATCGTCGGGCATTTCGTGGAGAGAAGGTGGGAGGCTGGCACGATGACCCGTGCCGGGCTCGTTAGGGCTGCTTCCTTCCGGACCTGACCCGGTTGGCGAGTGGCTCGTCCACCACCAACCTCCCGGATGCACATATCGGCAATATCGTCATCAAAAGCAAGCCAACATGATAAAAAACTGCTAGTCGTAGGAAAAGACAGGAGGAATGCGCTTTGGACGGTTTTGTGCTCGACCCTCGGCTGGAAAATGACAGCGTCAGCATCATGATCACCGGTCTCTGTGATCTAAGATTGTCGAGGGATGCCCGCTGGCCCTGGCTCATTCTCGTTCCGCGCCGGGCCGATATTACCGAAATCTTCGAGTTGACGCCGCTTGATCAGGTGCTGCTTGCCTTCGAGACGGAACTCGTCGCCAAGGCCTTGAAGAACATCACCGGCGCGACAAAAATCAATATCGGGGCTCTTGGCAATATCGTCCGCCAGCTTCATGTTCATGTCATTGCCCGCTTCGAAGGCGATGCCAATTGGCCGGGTCCTGTCTGGGGCTTCGGGCGCGCGGAGCCCTACGAGGACGGAAAGAGAGACGAATTGACAGCGAAGCTGCGGGAAGCCCTTTCATCATGAGCCATTCGCTTTTCGATTCGGATGTGCCGCATCCGGAACCCAGCAATCTCACGGCCTTTGCCGGCAACGACCTTAATCGCGATTCCGAACACCGCGACGAACATTCCGTCGAAAAGGCACTGGCAAAGGACGGCACCCATATCTTCGCCTTCGCCCGGGACAAGCTGGTGCTGAAACATGACGGCCAGGTGCTCGACCCGCTGTTTGCGCGTTACGAACTGCAGGAATTGCAGCCGAATTGGGACGAGACGGTGCTGCTCGGCTACCGCAAATCAGGCGAGCCGCGCCTTGCCGTTCCCGTCGGCATCGACGTCGACGACCTCGCCAGCCAATACAAGCCCGCCGACGGCCGCACGCTGTTTCGCGAGATGCTGATCGACGAGGTCTTGCTCGGCGAATTCGCACAGGCCGCGAGCCTCATCCGCTGGAATGGGGACAATCGCTTCTGCGGCCGTTGCGGCGCGGCGATGGAGATTCATATCGGCGGCTACAAACGCGTCTGCACCGCCTGCGAACACATGATCTTCCCCCGTACCGATCCCGTCGTGATCATGCTGACGATCGACGAGAGCCGCGGCCTCTGCCTGCTCGGCCGCAGCCCGCATTTTGCGCCCGGCATGTATTCCTGTCTTGCCGGCTTCGTCGAACCGGGTGAGACCATCGAGAACGCCGTGCGCCGCGAAACGCTGGAAGAATCGGGTATTCGCACCGGCCGTATCCGTTATCATGCCTCGCAGCCCTGGCCGATGCCGCATTCGCTGATGATCGGCTGCTACGCCGAGGCGAAATCCACGGACATCAACCGCGACGAGACGGAGCTCGAGGATTGCCGCTGGTTCACCCGCGAGGAGACGCTCGAAATGCTGGAGCACCCTGGCGCCAATGGCAAGGCATCGCCACCGAAAGGCGCGATCGCCCACCGCCTGATGCGCGACTGGGTGGAGTGGAAGCGCTAGCGTCATGCCGGTCGCCCGCTCGGAACGGCTGCTGACGCTGCTTCAGACGCTTCGGCGCTATCGGCGGCCGGTGACCGGTATCGTGCTTGCCCAGGAGACCGGCGTCAGCCTGCGCACGCTCTATCGCGACATCGCCAGTCTGCAGGCTCAGGGCGCGATGATCGAAGGCGAAGCTGGCATCGGTTATGTCCTGAAGCCCGGCTTCATGCTGCCGCCGATGATGTTCTCCGAAGAGGAACTGGAGGCA
Encoded here:
- a CDS encoding DNA polymerase III subunit gamma/tau; amino-acid sequence: MSDTERQSKDAASTGTGYRVLARKYRPKDFTDLMVGQEPMVRTLTNAFETGRIAQAYMLTGVRGVGKTTTARILARALNYKTADVDKPTIDLRTPGVHCQAIMEGRHVDVIEMDAASHTGIDDIREIIEQVRYRPVSARYKVYIIDEVHMLSTQAFNGLLKTLEEPPEHVKFIFATTEIRKVPITVLSRCQRFDLRRISASDLVGLFTTIAAKEGIEAEADALAMIARAAEGSARDGLSLLDQAIAHGAGAVQAEAVRGMLGLADRARIVDLFQHIVKGDVAGALGEFQSQYEAGANPVVVLTDLADFTHLVTRLKYVPDAANDPSLSEIERTKAAELAKGVAVTTLSRIWQMLLKGIPETEGSSRTAGAAEMVLIRLAHAAHLPAPEDAARRLAEFSGDNAGSRPASPPSGGGGGNGTRVPYQSSVAARAPEPTPRPQPSGPTAMLRAVPNPEPQTIGRVETKPAEAPKPLVPVTTIGDIVDLATEKRDVKLKALVRNFVRPVRIEPGRLDVNLTEGAPGTLLNELAVRLKEWTGIHWIVSTSREEGGPTMVEAEAKAQQQRVSDARQDPDVAAILAQFPGAKIIDVRVRAPTPEEEAEEATPPAAAESEDGDILPGDDIEF
- a CDS encoding HIT domain-containing protein → MDGFVLDPRLENDSVSIMITGLCDLRLSRDARWPWLILVPRRADITEIFELTPLDQVLLAFETELVAKALKNITGATKINIGALGNIVRQLHVHVIARFEGDANWPGPVWGFGRAEPYEDGKRDELTAKLREALSS
- the nudC gene encoding NAD(+) diphosphatase, which encodes MSHSLFDSDVPHPEPSNLTAFAGNDLNRDSEHRDEHSVEKALAKDGTHIFAFARDKLVLKHDGQVLDPLFARYELQELQPNWDETVLLGYRKSGEPRLAVPVGIDVDDLASQYKPADGRTLFREMLIDEVLLGEFAQAASLIRWNGDNRFCGRCGAAMEIHIGGYKRVCTACEHMIFPRTDPVVIMLTIDESRGLCLLGRSPHFAPGMYSCLAGFVEPGETIENAVRRETLEESGIRTGRIRYHASQPWPMPHSLMIGCYAEAKSTDINRDETELEDCRWFTREETLEMLEHPGANGKASPPKGAIAHRLMRDWVEWKR